A region from the Isachenkonia alkalipeptolytica genome encodes:
- a CDS encoding replication initiator protein A, with the protein MSKGKNSIESRLYSVEDRSSIQFYQLSKEIINHEKYRELSFGAKVLYAIFFDRLQLSMINNWRDNQGRYYLQYKVKPTQGDLRAFHEKPQSERSLTEVMNANSKTVGKYKKELKDAELLMEVKEGLGRVSRLYLAKPETEELAPAAPEANTPLLEDNMSSPQTISEHTGEGNMSPQTTQSLHLSEGDMPPQTTQRLHPEGDILPSQKTQKVLLREEIISPQKGRKLPPNNTDLSNTDLSDTDFNDIYRSTEERRKEKEHPQSHLHKSPEEVHQALMETYGKELLREGIAIIETKPVSTFGYGKYLTKVLEDLSGRRESQGLYKAAANVPRVPSPSHKTQPSYHLKESRYKNMSEEELNAKLQRKSAALKKEQSFTDCSFSQLL; encoded by the coding sequence ATGTCAAAGGGTAAAAATTCTATCGAAAGTCGGCTTTACAGTGTGGAGGACCGAAGTTCCATCCAGTTTTATCAGCTTTCCAAAGAGATCATCAACCATGAAAAGTATCGGGAGCTTTCCTTCGGGGCGAAGGTGCTTTATGCCATTTTTTTTGATCGCCTTCAATTGTCCATGATAAACAACTGGCGGGATAACCAGGGGCGGTACTACCTTCAATATAAGGTAAAACCCACCCAGGGAGATCTTCGAGCCTTCCATGAAAAGCCGCAATCGGAGCGGAGCTTAACGGAAGTTATGAATGCCAATTCGAAAACCGTAGGAAAATACAAAAAAGAACTGAAAGATGCGGAGCTCTTGATGGAAGTTAAAGAGGGGCTTGGAAGAGTTAGTCGTCTGTACTTGGCAAAACCGGAAACAGAGGAGCTGGCTCCCGCTGCCCCGGAAGCTAATACACCTCTCCTAGAGGACAATATGTCATCTCCGCAAACCATAAGTGAACACACCGGAGAGGGCAATATGTCTCCTCAAACAACCCAAAGTTTACACCTCAGTGAGGGCGATATGCCTCCTCAGACTACCCAACGTTTACACCCCGAAGGTGATATTTTGCCTTCTCAGAAGACCCAAAAGGTACTCCTTAGAGAAGAGATTATTTCCCCTCAGAAGGGCCGTAAATTACCCCCTAATAATACTGATCTTAGTAATACTGATTTAAGTGATACTGATTTTAATGATATCTATCGATCTACTGAAGAGCGCAGGAAAGAAAAAGAACACCCCCAAAGCCATCTACATAAATCCCCGGAGGAAGTCCATCAAGCCTTAATGGAAACCTACGGGAAAGAACTGCTAAGGGAGGGGATTGCCATTATCGAGACCAAACCGGTATCCACCTTCGGTTACGGGAAGTACCTTACCAAGGTCCTTGAAGACCTGTCGGGACGACGGGAAAGCCAAGGGCTTTATAAAGCTGCGGCAAATGTCCCGAGGGTTCCCTCCCCTTCCCACAAGACTCAACCTAGCTATCATCTGAAAGAAAGCCGGTACAAGAACATGTCCGAAGAGGAACTCAATGCCAAACTTCAAAGAAAAAGTGCAGCACTAAAAAAAGAACAGTCCTTTACAGACTGCTCCTTTAGTCAACTTCTTTGA
- a CDS encoding 3'-5' exoribonuclease YhaM family protein — translation MQLKEITKEHLNEVLEFVVLISDVRLKKTKTDKVYADLTVQDASKIMEVKCWDYEKYQHIFEEIEANDPVEIKGAVGEYNGQLQLTVKEVRKLPKGEYQVQNLIPTSTWDYEDMEKGLRVFYEKIETPEFQQLLDALVFSEAYYEKFMTYPAAKKVHHNFYHGILQHTLEVLKYSLTVAKTKKLSQRQIDRLMVIAFLHDWAKIKEYAPLPKNDLTDEGIMLGHIFLGSHEVLNTINTIDGFREEDKLIILNGLLGHHGALEWGSPVLPKTIEAQILHQADKLSGDIESILSFVDENQDEESFTPKLWNMGTGYYKK, via the coding sequence TTGCAATTAAAAGAAATTACCAAGGAGCATCTCAATGAGGTGCTGGAGTTTGTGGTACTGATTTCCGATGTTCGGTTAAAGAAAACCAAAACCGATAAAGTCTATGCGGATCTTACGGTACAGGACGCATCAAAAATCATGGAGGTAAAATGCTGGGATTATGAGAAATACCAGCATATTTTTGAGGAAATCGAAGCCAACGATCCCGTGGAAATCAAAGGGGCCGTGGGAGAATACAACGGTCAGCTCCAGTTGACGGTAAAAGAAGTCCGAAAACTGCCAAAGGGGGAATACCAAGTTCAAAACCTGATTCCCACCAGCACCTGGGATTATGAGGATATGGAAAAGGGCCTCCGGGTGTTTTATGAAAAAATTGAAACCCCGGAATTTCAGCAGCTCTTGGATGCCTTGGTTTTCTCCGAGGCCTATTATGAAAAATTCATGACCTATCCAGCGGCGAAGAAGGTGCATCATAACTTTTATCACGGCATCCTGCAACATACCCTGGAAGTGCTGAAATACAGCTTGACCGTAGCCAAGACGAAAAAGCTGAGCCAGCGGCAGATTGACCGCCTCATGGTCATAGCCTTCCTCCATGATTGGGCAAAGATTAAGGAATACGCCCCCCTTCCGAAAAATGATTTAACCGATGAGGGGATCATGCTGGGACATATTTTCCTCGGCAGTCATGAAGTGTTGAATACCATCAACACTATTGACGGATTTAGGGAAGAGGATAAACTGATTATTTTAAACGGTCTGTTGGGCCATCACGGCGCCCTGGAATGGGGGTCCCCCGTCCTTCCCAAAACCATTGAAGCCCAGATCCTTCACCAGGCGGATAAACTCTCCGGGGACATTGAAAGCATCTTATCCTTCGTGGATGAAAACCAGGATGAAGAATCCTTTACCCCGAAGCTTTGGAATATGGGTACGGGGTATTATAAAAAGTAG
- a CDS encoding rubrerythrin family protein — MNPMTAENLKSAFGGESMAHMRYIYWGKAAVKEGYPNVGNLFDAVAYAEQVHAGNHFRELRKEVGDASVTAGAGFGLTNTSENLQGAIDGENHEVEQMYPAFISVANMQDEKGSIRSFEFALEAEKTHAELFGKAKEAVDANKDFDQSTVHVCDVCGYTITGALEDDCPICKARTEMFTTFATKN, encoded by the coding sequence ATGAATCCAATGACTGCTGAAAATTTAAAATCCGCCTTTGGTGGAGAGTCCATGGCTCACATGCGTTATATCTACTGGGGAAAGGCCGCCGTAAAAGAAGGCTATCCCAATGTAGGAAACCTTTTTGATGCCGTAGCTTACGCCGAACAGGTACATGCAGGCAATCATTTCCGGGAGCTTCGCAAGGAAGTAGGAGACGCTTCCGTAACTGCGGGAGCCGGTTTTGGCCTTACCAACACCTCGGAAAATCTTCAAGGAGCCATTGACGGGGAAAACCACGAAGTGGAGCAAATGTATCCCGCCTTTATTTCCGTGGCCAATATGCAAGATGAAAAGGGAAGCATTCGATCCTTTGAGTTTGCCTTAGAAGCGGAAAAGACCCACGCCGAGCTTTTCGGTAAAGCCAAGGAAGCGGTGGACGCCAATAAGGACTTCGACCAAAGTACGGTTCATGTTTGTGACGTCTGTGGTTACACCATAACCGGTGCCCTGGAAGATGACTGTCCCATCTGCAAAGCCCGAACCGAAATGTTCACCACCTTTGCCACAAAGAATTAA
- a CDS encoding phosphatidylserine decarboxylase produces MKIEYIERKTGEVKEEKVPGKVFLQWIYGNRLGKLTLGTLVKRKWFSKLYGISQDWSFSKRKIKSFVENQGINLKEAEREKPGDYHSFNDFFTRKLKKEARPVEQDAKTLVSPADGKLFAYENIDREQVVQIKGLSYSLAELIGDKTLAEVYQGGSKIIIRLAPSDYHRFHFPDSGVMGHTKEIKGQYSSVNPMALEKIIRLYVQNKRAVTKFRSQNFGEMLYIEIGATCVGTIVQTATENQPVKKGEEKGYFAFGGSTVILFFKPGEVKIHKDLLEHTQQGMETKVYMGQGIGEKPE; encoded by the coding sequence TTGAGCGAAAAACCGGAGAAGTCAAAGAGGAAAAGGTTCCGGGAAAGGTATTTTTGCAGTGGATTTATGGGAATCGACTGGGAAAACTTACCCTGGGGACCCTGGTCAAACGAAAATGGTTTTCCAAGCTTTACGGGATAAGCCAGGACTGGTCCTTTAGCAAAAGAAAAATCAAAAGCTTTGTTGAGAATCAGGGGATTAATCTTAAGGAGGCGGAGCGGGAAAAACCCGGGGATTACCATAGTTTCAATGATTTTTTCACCCGGAAATTGAAAAAAGAGGCAAGACCCGTAGAGCAGGACGCCAAAACCCTGGTATCTCCGGCGGACGGGAAACTCTTCGCCTACGAGAACATTGATCGGGAACAGGTGGTTCAAATCAAGGGGCTAAGCTACAGCCTGGCAGAACTGATCGGAGATAAAACCCTGGCAGAGGTTTACCAGGGGGGAAGCAAGATCATTATCCGCCTCGCCCCCAGTGATTATCATCGTTTCCATTTTCCCGACAGCGGAGTTATGGGGCATACAAAGGAGATTAAAGGGCAGTACAGTTCCGTAAATCCCATGGCTTTAGAGAAAATCATCCGACTGTATGTACAGAATAAACGGGCGGTGACTAAGTTTCGATCCCAGAATTTTGGAGAGATGCTATACATAGAAATCGGGGCTACCTGTGTAGGCACCATTGTGCAGACCGCAACAGAAAATCAACCGGTAAAAAAGGGGGAGGAAAAGGGATACTTTGCCTTCGGAGGTTCCACGGTGATCCTGTTTTTCAAACCGGGGGAAGTGAAAATCCATAAAGATTTACTGGAGCATACCCAACAGGGTATGGAAACAAAGGTTTATATGGGGCAAGGGATCGGAGAGAAACCGGAGTGA